A single Marinitoga aeolica DNA region contains:
- a CDS encoding efflux RND transporter periplasmic adaptor subunit produces MKKWIISILIIVAIGVSILFIMQNKKNNVVDSTVKYVEYPVQRGSLTEVIDVSGHIKPKNYRYIYPRVSGKVIEIYKKEGDYVKKGEPILKIDDTSLYISYLNAKQAYESVKGQNTIDEEIKKAQYEKAKKDYESAVIKAPISGKLINFNVELGNTIGTNTLIGVVIDDMSYEFIGYIDLIDYPKVEIGQKLTLTIDGYFDKEIPGIITYLSSGDLTSNNVTVAEIKADLLLPKDDTNLIQENSNVVNSEDKTININNQFNNPNRKALAEKIKNMTPEEREKLKETFMNKRNIGISRKLNLKIFAGVSAEGQIFSTNKENVLKIPLTAITSKNGKTYVLVKKGNDENGNPVPEEREIKLGTITESFAEIVDGLKEGEIVLMKSTSKNISILKKSPTRIPAGRVLGK; encoded by the coding sequence ATGAAAAAATGGATTATTTCTATATTAATTATTGTGGCGATAGGTGTATCTATATTATTTATAATGCAAAACAAAAAAAATAATGTTGTAGATTCAACTGTTAAATATGTGGAATATCCCGTTCAAAGAGGAAGTTTAACAGAAGTTATAGATGTATCTGGTCATATTAAACCAAAGAATTATAGATATATATATCCACGTGTTTCTGGAAAGGTTATCGAGATATATAAAAAAGAAGGGGATTACGTAAAAAAAGGAGAGCCTATATTAAAAATTGATGATACATCATTATATATTTCTTATTTAAATGCGAAACAAGCTTATGAATCGGTAAAAGGTCAAAATACAATAGATGAGGAGATAAAAAAGGCTCAATATGAGAAAGCTAAGAAAGACTACGAAAGTGCTGTCATAAAAGCACCTATCTCGGGTAAATTAATTAATTTTAATGTAGAGTTAGGAAATACAATTGGAACTAATACATTAATCGGAGTTGTAATTGATGATATGTCGTATGAATTTATTGGTTATATTGATTTAATTGATTATCCAAAAGTAGAAATTGGACAGAAATTAACCTTGACAATTGACGGATACTTTGATAAAGAAATTCCTGGTATTATAACCTATCTTTCTTCTGGAGATTTAACTTCGAATAATGTAACAGTGGCAGAAATTAAAGCAGACTTATTATTGCCAAAGGACGATACAAATTTGATCCAAGAAAATTCAAATGTAGTTAATTCTGAAGATAAAACGATTAATATTAATAATCAGTTCAATAATCCTAATAGAAAAGCATTAGCAGAAAAAATAAAAAATATGACACCAGAAGAAAGGGAAAAATTAAAAGAAACATTTATGAATAAAAGGAATATAGGAATTTCTAGAAAATTAAATTTAAAAATATTTGCAGGTGTATCAGCAGAAGGTCAAATTTTTTCTACTAATAAAGAAAATGTGTTAAAAATACCTTTAACTGCAATAACAAGTAAAAATGGTAAAACATACGTATTGGTAAAAAAGGGAAACGATGAAAATGGAAATCCTGTACCAGAAGAAAGGGAGATAAAATTAGGAACAATTACTGAAAGCTTTGCAGAAATAGTGGATGGATTAAAGGAAGGAGAAATAGTGCTAATGAAATCAACATCAAAAAATATTTCCATCTTAAAAAAATCACCTACAAGAATACCGGCAGGTAGGGTTTTAGGTAAATGA
- a CDS encoding ABC transporter ATP-binding protein yields the protein MNDIVFEVKNVKKIYDMGEVKVKALAGINFKIKKGEFVIIMGPSGSGKSTTLHIMGCLDVPTSGEVYIDSIKVSDLDEKNLAKVRRNKIGFVFQQFNLLPRMTALENVELPMIYKGIPAHKRKKRAKELLELVGLGDRIHHRPTQLSGGQMQRVAIARALANNPSYILADEPTGNLDTKSGEEVLKIFKKLNEEGMTVIIVTHDPELENLGNHNIFLRDGLIQKESFV from the coding sequence ATGAATGATATAGTTTTTGAAGTGAAAAATGTAAAAAAAATATATGATATGGGTGAAGTAAAAGTAAAAGCATTAGCTGGAATAAATTTTAAAATAAAAAAAGGAGAATTTGTGATAATAATGGGACCTTCTGGTTCAGGGAAGTCTACAACACTTCATATAATGGGGTGTTTAGATGTTCCAACCTCAGGTGAAGTATATATAGATTCTATTAAAGTTAGTGATTTAGATGAAAAAAATTTGGCAAAGGTAAGAAGAAATAAAATAGGATTTGTATTTCAACAATTCAATCTATTGCCAAGAATGACGGCGTTAGAAAATGTTGAATTACCTATGATATATAAAGGTATTCCTGCTCATAAAAGAAAAAAGAGAGCAAAAGAATTATTAGAGTTGGTAGGATTAGGCGATAGAATCCATCATAGACCTACACAATTATCAGGAGGCCAAATGCAAAGGGTTGCTATTGCAAGAGCTTTAGCAAATAACCCTAGCTATATATTAGCTGATGAACCTACGGGGAATTTAGATACAAAAAGTGGAGAGGAAGTTCTAAAAATATTTAAGAAATTAAATGAAGAAGGAATGACCGTTATAATTGTTACCCATGATCCGGAATTAGAAAATCTTGGTAATCATAATATATTCTTAAGAGATGGTCTTATACAAAAGGAGAGTTTTGTATGA
- a CDS encoding ABC transporter permease, translated as MIIEMIKEALRALFHNKTRSFLSMLGIIIGVLAVIIVLSLGNGATYSVKSEIESMGSNIFYVIAKGSRYAKLTTADLEDLKMNAQFLTNITPSFSSGGNFKYGTNEISAQYYGVVPDFIKMFSLEVEKGRMINDIDNKGILKVAVIGSSVAEQLFAEEDPIGKTIKLFRNKGSINFTVIGVLKPTGSKLFLNVDNTIFIPYETMNKRVTKFDVVNQFFAKAISSDLNEEAKNELDNFLYTKFKDDRAYFIISQEEILGTINQVTGMLNLTLGAIAGISLLVGGIGIMNIMLVSVTERTREIGIKKAIGATNGNILMQFLTESIFLTITAGSIGIFSGIYFAKLIGKFINITPYFDINQIVLAFVVSGAIGLFFGVYPAIKASKLNPVDALRYE; from the coding sequence ATGATTATAGAAATGATAAAAGAAGCTTTAAGAGCTTTATTTCATAATAAAACGAGATCTTTCTTATCTATGCTTGGTATAATAATAGGTGTTTTAGCAGTCATTATAGTATTGTCTTTAGGAAATGGGGCAACATATTCAGTAAAAAGCGAAATAGAATCCATGGGATCAAATATTTTTTATGTTATTGCAAAAGGCTCAAGATATGCAAAATTAACCACTGCAGATTTAGAAGATTTGAAAATGAATGCGCAGTTTTTAACTAATATTACTCCAAGTTTTTCCAGTGGAGGCAATTTTAAATATGGTACAAATGAAATTTCTGCTCAATATTATGGTGTTGTTCCAGATTTTATAAAAATGTTTAGTTTAGAAGTAGAAAAAGGCAGAATGATAAATGATATAGATAATAAAGGTATTTTAAAAGTAGCTGTTATTGGTAGTTCTGTAGCAGAGCAATTGTTTGCAGAAGAAGACCCAATTGGTAAAACTATAAAATTATTCAGAAATAAAGGAAGCATTAATTTTACAGTAATAGGTGTGTTAAAACCTACGGGTTCTAAATTATTTTTAAATGTAGATAATACAATTTTTATTCCATATGAAACAATGAATAAAAGAGTTACAAAATTTGATGTAGTGAATCAATTTTTTGCAAAAGCTATATCTAGTGATTTAAATGAAGAGGCAAAAAATGAACTGGATAATTTTCTATATACAAAATTTAAAGATGATAGAGCATATTTTATTATCAGCCAAGAAGAAATATTAGGAACTATAAATCAAGTTACGGGAATGCTTAATTTAACATTAGGAGCAATAGCAGGAATATCACTTCTTGTTGGTGGTATAGGTATTATGAACATAATGCTTGTATCGGTTACAGAAAGAACAAGAGAAATAGGTATAAAAAAAGCTATTGGAGCTACAAATGGAAATATATTAATGCAATTTTTAACAGAATCCATTTTTTTAACTATAACGGCTGGTTCTATAGGAATTTTTTCTGGAATATACTTTGCTAAATTAATTGGGAAATTTATTAATATCACACCGTATTTTGATATAAACCAAATTGTATTGGCATTTGTTGTTTCTGGAGCAATAGGCTTGTTTTTTGGAGTATACCCAGCAATAAAAGCTTCAAAATTAAATCCTGTTGATGCACTAAGATATGAATAA
- a CDS encoding ABC transporter substrate-binding protein gives MKKLLVALLLVFSIFTFANVMNPNTIVDVTIGEPDTLDPHQAYDKASGEVIFNVYDNLIEYKGSSLSEFLPRLAEKWEIDGNTVKFKIRKGVKFHSGNELTPYDVEYTFKRALIGNPGGGPIWMLYEVFFGDYFSLKSAVKGLTGHSWSELVNPETKEPVNAEAKQILLDFYDKYIDSKVTVDGDYVVFHLAAPKVYFLNIIAQGSSWGAILDSKAAMGLGLWDGKKDGWWKFHDWKKEDSPLYAKEIGSGPYELVEWDRTQQKVTLKAFDGYWRGPAKVKNVVIWGVDEWSTRKAMLEKGEADIAAVPAQYLSQIKGNPDLEIIEGLPTVSVTTLNFNWQVKPDSPYIGSGKLDGQGIPVDFFADKNVRLAFIYSFDYKKMIDEVLDGYGELVPTALPKGFLGYDDNLPKPKFDLAEATKYFKRAFRGQLWRKGFKMTILYNTGNAARQKSAELLADSLKKINPKFQAEVRGVQWPTFLDARKNGKMPLYILGWLADYPDPNNFIYTFYDSKGDYGYYYGEKYDQFANKPQAFFGGKSLNEMIEEAASLTDPKAREEIYIKVQEFVIREGLGVPLYQPVGVRVHRKWLKGWYPNSIRPGDDYYHYWKSDK, from the coding sequence ATGAAGAAACTTTTAGTAGCATTATTGTTGGTATTTTCTATCTTCACGTTTGCAAATGTTATGAACCCCAATACTATTGTAGATGTAACTATTGGGGAACCAGACACATTAGACCCACATCAAGCATATGACAAAGCTAGTGGTGAGGTAATTTTTAATGTATATGACAACTTAATTGAGTACAAAGGTTCAAGCTTAAGTGAATTTTTACCAAGATTAGCAGAAAAATGGGAAATTGATGGAAACACAGTTAAATTCAAAATTAGAAAAGGTGTTAAATTCCACAGTGGAAATGAATTAACACCATATGATGTAGAATATACATTCAAAAGAGCATTAATAGGAAATCCTGGTGGAGGACCTATCTGGATGTTATACGAAGTATTCTTTGGAGATTACTTCAGCTTAAAATCAGCAGTTAAAGGATTAACAGGGCACTCATGGTCAGAATTAGTAAATCCAGAAACAAAAGAACCTGTAAATGCAGAAGCAAAACAAATATTATTAGACTTCTATGATAAATATATTGATTCAAAAGTAACTGTAGATGGAGATTATGTAGTATTCCATTTAGCAGCACCAAAAGTATATTTCTTAAATATCATTGCACAAGGTTCATCATGGGGAGCAATTTTAGATAGCAAAGCTGCAATGGGATTAGGATTATGGGATGGTAAAAAAGACGGATGGTGGAAATTCCATGACTGGAAAAAAGAAGATTCACCATTATACGCAAAAGAAATTGGTTCAGGTCCATATGAATTAGTAGAATGGGATAGAACACAACAAAAAGTTACATTAAAAGCATTTGACGGTTACTGGAGAGGTCCAGCAAAAGTTAAAAATGTAGTTATTTGGGGAGTAGATGAATGGTCAACAAGAAAAGCAATGTTAGAAAAAGGTGAAGCAGATATTGCTGCAGTTCCTGCACAATACTTAAGCCAAATTAAAGGAAATCCTGATTTAGAAATTATTGAAGGATTACCAACAGTATCAGTAACAACATTAAACTTCAACTGGCAAGTAAAACCAGATTCACCATATATTGGAAGCGGAAAATTAGATGGACAAGGTATACCTGTAGATTTCTTTGCTGATAAAAACGTTAGATTAGCATTTATTTACTCATTTGATTACAAAAAGATGATCGATGAAGTATTAGATGGTTATGGTGAATTAGTACCTACAGCATTACCAAAAGGATTCTTAGGTTATGATGATAACTTACCAAAACCAAAATTCGATTTAGCAGAAGCAACAAAATACTTCAAGAGAGCATTTAGAGGTCAATTATGGAGAAAAGGTTTCAAAATGACAATTCTTTACAACACAGGAAATGCTGCAAGACAAAAATCAGCAGAATTATTAGCTGACTCATTAAAGAAAATCAATCCTAAATTCCAAGCAGAAGTTAGAGGAGTTCAATGGCCAACATTCTTAGACGCAAGAAAGAACGGTAAAATGCCATTATACATCTTAGGTTGGTTAGCAGATTATCCAGATCCAAATAACTTCATTTACACATTCTACGATTCAAAAGGTGATTATGGTTATTACTATGGAGAAAAATATGATCAATTTGCAAACAAACCTCAAGCATTCTTTGGCGGAAAATCATTAAATGAAATGATTGAAGAAGCAGCATCATTAACAGATCCAAAAGCTAGAGAAGAAATATACATTAAAGTACAAGAATTCGTAATTAGAGAAGGATTAGGTGTTCCATTATATCAACCAGTTGGTGTAAGGGTACACAGAAAATGGTTAAAAGGTTGGTATCCAAACTCAATCAGACCAGGTGACGATTATTATCACTATTGGAAATCAGACAAATAA